A part of Pelecanus crispus isolate bPelCri1 chromosome 22, bPelCri1.pri, whole genome shotgun sequence genomic DNA contains:
- the PMVK gene encoding phosphomevalonate kinase isoform X2, translating to MAAPRVVLLLSGKRKSGKDFVAEELRSRLGPAVCTVLRLSGPLKEQYAKRLLDASAYKETYRQDMIRWGEEKRRADPGFFCRAAVEGAAQPVWVVSDARRVSDVEWFRDVYGDVVQTVRVAATEETRKRRNWVFVAGVDDTESECGLDQGVAFDWVITNDGDDLALGEQLETLLWSLRGRL from the exons ATGGCGGCGCCGCGcgtggtgctgctgctgagcgGGAAAAGGAAGTCGGGGAAGGACTTCGTGGCCGAGGAGCTGCGGAGCCG GCTGGGCCCCGCCGTGTGCACCGTCCTGCGCCTCTCCGGGCCCCTCAAGGAGCAGTACGCCAAG CGGCTTCTGGACGCCAGCGCCTACAAAGAGACGTACCGGCAGGACATGATCCGCTGGGGCGAGGAGAAGCGCCGCGCTGACCCCGGCTTCTTCTGCAGGGCGGCGGTGGAGGGGGCGGCGCAGCCGGTGTGG GTGGTGAGCGACGCGCGGCGCGTCTCAGATGTGGAGTGGTTCCGGGACGTCTACGGCGACGTGGTGCAGACCGTGCGGGTGGCGGCCACCGAGGAgacgaggaagaggaggaactgGGTCTTCGTCGCTG GGGTGGACGACACCGAGTCCGAGTGCGGCCTGGACCAGGGAGTGGCCTTCGACTGGGTGATCACCAACGATGGGGACGACCTGGCCCTGGGCGAGCAGCTGGAGACGCTGCTGTGGTCGCTCCGGGGCCGGCTGTAG
- the PMVK gene encoding phosphomevalonate kinase isoform X1, producing MAAPRVVLLLSGKRKSGKDFVAEELRSRLGPAVCTVLRLSGPLKEQYAKEHGLDFQRLLDASAYKETYRQDMIRWGEEKRRADPGFFCRAAVEGAAQPVWVVSDARRVSDVEWFRDVYGDVVQTVRVAATEETRKRRNWVFVAGVDDTESECGLDQGVAFDWVITNDGDDLALGEQLETLLWSLRGRL from the exons ATGGCGGCGCCGCGcgtggtgctgctgctgagcgGGAAAAGGAAGTCGGGGAAGGACTTCGTGGCCGAGGAGCTGCGGAGCCG GCTGGGCCCCGCCGTGTGCACCGTCCTGCGCCTCTCCGGGCCCCTCAAGGAGCAGTACGCCAAG gaGCACGGCCTGGACTTCCAGCGGCTTCTGGACGCCAGCGCCTACAAAGAGACGTACCGGCAGGACATGATCCGCTGGGGCGAGGAGAAGCGCCGCGCTGACCCCGGCTTCTTCTGCAGGGCGGCGGTGGAGGGGGCGGCGCAGCCGGTGTGG GTGGTGAGCGACGCGCGGCGCGTCTCAGATGTGGAGTGGTTCCGGGACGTCTACGGCGACGTGGTGCAGACCGTGCGGGTGGCGGCCACCGAGGAgacgaggaagaggaggaactgGGTCTTCGTCGCTG GGGTGGACGACACCGAGTCCGAGTGCGGCCTGGACCAGGGAGTGGCCTTCGACTGGGTGATCACCAACGATGGGGACGACCTGGCCCTGGGCGAGCAGCTGGAGACGCTGCTGTGGTCGCTCCGGGGCCGGCTGTAG